One window from the genome of Deinococcota bacterium encodes:
- a CDS encoding Rrf2 family transcriptional regulator: protein MWVSTRSQYGMRALVEIALSGDELVSLKSVSERQGISQHYLEQIVAVLRRHGLVDSVRGAQGGYRLARPMNEIAALEVVELMEGSVAPVACIDDAASCDHTGRCSTEGLWRRVDLAVRGVLADTTLADLVKERRLLQLEPLPAAFSRHQV from the coding sequence ATGTGGGTATCGACCCGGTCACAGTACGGCATGCGCGCGCTCGTCGAGATCGCCCTCTCGGGTGACGAGCTGGTCAGCTTGAAGAGCGTCTCGGAGCGGCAGGGCATCAGCCAGCACTACTTGGAGCAGATCGTCGCCGTCCTGCGCCGGCATGGCCTCGTCGATTCGGTGCGGGGCGCCCAGGGCGGCTACCGTCTGGCCCGGCCGATGAACGAGATCGCCGCCTTGGAGGTCGTCGAGCTGATGGAGGGCAGCGTCGCGCCGGTAGCCTGCATCGACGACGCCGCTAGCTGCGACCACACCGGCCGGTGCTCGACCGAGGGGCTATGGCGGCGGGTGGATCTGGCGGTGCGAGGCGTTCTGGCCGACACCACCCTGGCCGACCTGGTCAAGGAGCGGCGCCTCTTGCAGCTCGAGCCGCTGCCCGCCGCCTTCTCGCGGCACCAGGTCTGA